A DNA window from Solanum lycopersicum chromosome 3, SLM_r2.1 contains the following coding sequences:
- the LOC101263993 gene encoding malate synthase, glyoxysomal, protein MGYDVPEGVDIRGRYDTEFSKILTRDALQFVTDLQREFRNHIKYAMECRREAKMRYNNGGLPGFDPATKYIREGEWVCAPVPVAVADRRVEITGPVERKMVINALNSGAKVFMADFEDALSPSWENLMRGHVNLRDAVNRTITFHDQARNKVYKLNDETAKLFVRPRGWHLPEAHIFIDGEPATGCLVDFGLYFFHNYANFRKVQGQGFGPFFYLPKMEHSREARIWNNVFGRAERWAGIERGSIRATVLIETLPAVFQMNEILYEQRDHSVGLNCGRWDYIFSYVKTFQGHPDRLLPDRVQVGMAQHFMRSYSDLLIHTCHKRGVHAMGGMAAQIPIRDDPAANEAALELVRKDKLREVKAGHDGTWAAHPGLIPACMEVFTNNMVNAPNQIHSMKRQDASELIEEDLLQSPRGVRTMEGLRLNTRVGIQYLAAWLTGAGSVPLYNLMEDAATAEISRVQNWQWLKYGVELDGDGLGVKVNLDLFGRVVEEEMARIEREVGKEKFNKGMYKEACKLFTRQCTAPVLDDFLTLDAYNNIVMYHPIESSRL, encoded by the exons ATGGGTTATGATGTACCTGAAGGAGTGGACATTAGAGGAAGATATGATACTGAATTTTCTAAGATTTTAACTAGGGATGCTTTGCAATTTGTGACTGATTTGCAGAGGGAATTCAGGAACCATATTAAGTATGCTATGGAGTGCAGGAGAGAGGCCAAAATGAGGTATAATAATGGAGGTTTGCCGGGTTTTGATCCGGCAACCAAATATATTAGGGAAGGAGAATGGGTGTGTGCTCCTGTGCCAGTGGCGGTGGCTGATCGGAGGGTGGAGATTACTGGACCAGTTGAGAGGAAGATGGTCATCAATGCCCTCAATTCTGGTGCCAAAGTTTTCATG GCTGACTTTGAAGATGCACTGTCACCAAGCTGGGAGAATTTAATGAGAGGCCATGTAAATTTGAGGGATGCAGTGAATAGAACAATAACATTCCATGATCAAGCTAGAAACAAAGTGTATAAACTGAATGATGAAACAGCTAAGTTGTTTGTGCGCCCAAGAGGGTGGCATTTGCCAGAAGCTCACATCTTCATTGATGGTGAGCCTGCAACGGGTTGCCTTGTCGACTTTGGCCTCTACTTTTTCCACAACTATGCCAACTTCCGCAAGGTCCAAGGACAAGGATTTGGACCTTTTTTCTATCTACCCAAAATGGAACATTCTAG GGAAGCTAGAATATGGAATAATGTGTTTGGGAGGGCAGAGAGATGGGCTGGAATTGAGAGAGGAAGCATTAGGGCCACTGTCTTGATTGAAACACTTCCAGCAGTGTTTCAGATGAATGAAATCTTGTATGAACAGAGGGACCATTCTGTTGGCCTCAACTGTGGTAGATGGGATTACATTTTCAGCTATGTCAAGACTTTCCAGGGTCACCCTGATCGATTGCTCCCTGATAGAGTTCAAGTTGGGATGGCTCAACACTTTATGAGGAGTTACTCCGACCTGCTCATCCACACCTGTCATAAGCGTGGTGTCCATGCAATGGGAGGCATG GCAGCTCAAATTCCAATCAGAGATGATCCAGCAGCTAACGAGGCAGCATTGGAACTTGTAAGGAAAGATAAGCTGAGAGAAGTGAAGGCAGGGCATGATGGAACATGGGCAGCTCACCCTGGCCTAATTCCAGCATGCATGGAAGTTTTTACCAACAACATGGTCAATGCTCCTAATCAAATCCATTCCATGAAGCGCCAAGATGCATCCGAACTAATTGAAGAAGACCTGCTGCAGAGTCCAAGAGGAGTTCGAACCATGGAGGGCCTCCGGCTGAACACCCGAGTGGGAATTCAGTACTTGGCAGCTTGGCTGACAGGGGCTGGTTCTGTTCCACTCTACAACCTCATGGAGGATGCTGCCACAGCTGAGATTAGCCGAGTTCAGAATTGGCAGTGGCTGAAATATGGAGTGGAATTGGATGGAGATGGACTTGGAGTGAAAGTAAACTTAGACCTATTTGGGAGAGTGGTTGAAGAAGAAATGGCTAGGATTGAGAGAGAAGTTGGAAAGGAGAAATTCAACAAGGGAATGTACAAGGAAGCCTGCAAATTATTCACAAGGCAGTGCACTGCACCAGTCTTGGATGATTTTCTGACTCTTGATGCCTATAATAATATTGTCATGTATCATCCTATTGAATCGTCCCGACTCTAA
- the LOC101266809 gene encoding uncharacterized protein → MAAAECRPPDPGADDDNSIHVSLIDAIQHFTDLDVSLNKLERFLRVLGFCQYSIFSAALSWLAFFVFSIVVPLLVVYYGYCSNCELYQINDFELEVLVCQSVAAFISLLCISHNLRKYRIRKLLFVDRYHGQLTHFSELYLKKIRVFYSLVVSWMAIFFLMKIAREVTRAVHIHDGSIWWSIGIVVASLVSWAYSTIIFIVGTALFHLVGNLQVIHLEHFGELLEMDMDVSVYINEHMRLTCYVCKISHRFRMFLLLEYLIVTVSQCIVLLQTTKNQKVVNFVNAGDFVVISIVQLVGLLICLNAAAKISHRAQGLGSVASRWHALVTCNSNDASVSESSSDGRNVETPKTGGQLSVNYSEGDLESADCMPPPANIQLTSTMTSYHKRQAFVTYVESNPGGFSIYGWRVDRLLINTLFFVEMTLVTFLLGMTLTIKV, encoded by the exons ATGGCCGCCGCCGAGTGCCGCCCACCGGATCCCGGAGCCGACGACGACAACTCTATTCACGTCTCGCTTATTGACGCTATTCAACACTTCACCGATCTAGACGTTTCCTTAAATAAGCTCGAACGCTTTCTGCGAGTTTTAGGTTTCTGTCAGTATTCCATTTTCAGCGCTGCACTATCCTGGCTGGCTTTTTTTGTCTTCTCCATTGTTGTGCCTCTTCTCGTAGTTTACTATGGTTACTGCTCTAACTGTGAGCTGTATCAGATTAATGACTTTGAGCTCGAAGTTCTAGTATGCCAATCTGTTGCCGCTTTCATATCACTGTTGTGCATCTCGCACAATCTCCGTAAATATCGCATTAGGAAGTTGCTTTTCGTGGATCGATACCATGGTCAACTGACTCATTTCAGTGAGCTATATCTAAAGAAGATACGA GTCTTTTATTCTTTGGTGGTTTCGTGGATGGCAATATTCTTTTTGATGAAGATAGCTCGTGAAGTCACTAGAGCTGTGCATATTCATGATGGTTCTATATGGTGGTCAATTGGAATTGTGGTTGCTTCACTTGTATCATGGGCATATTCTACCATTATATTTATAGTGGGAACTGCTCTGTTTCATCTGGTGGGCAATTTGCAAGTTATACACTTGGAACATTTTGGCGAGCTTTTGGAAATGGATATGGATGTCTCAGTTTACATCAATGAACATATGCGTCTGACTTGTTATGTGTGTAAAATTAGCCACAGGTTTAGGATGTTCCTCCTCCTGGAGTACTTAATAGTCACAGTCAGTCAATGTATAGTTCTATTGCAgacaacaaaaaatcaaaaagtcGTCAACTTCGTAAATGCTGGTGATTTTGTG GTAATATCAATTGTTCAACTGGTTGGACTACTTATATGCCTGAATGCAGCTGCAAAGATATCGCACAGAGCACAAGGGCTGGGATCAGTAGCCAGTAGATGGCATGCACTAGTTACTTGTAATAGCAATGATGCTTCTGTTTCCGAATCTTCATCTGATGGTAGAAATGTTGAAACACCAAAAACTGGGGGGCAGTTATCTGTAAATTATTCAGAAGGTGATTTGGAGTCTGCTGATTGTATGCCTCCACCTGCAAATATACAACTCACTTCTACTATGACGTCATATCACAAGAGACAAGCATTTG TGACTTATGTGGAGTCTAACCCTGGTGGTTTTAGCATTTATGGATGGAGGGTTGATCGATTACTCATTAACACGCTTTTCTTCGTTGAGATGACATTGGTTACTTTTCTACTTGGGATGACTCTAACAATTAAAGTTTAG
- the LOC101267103 gene encoding malate synthase, glyoxysomal — protein sequence MVSFETFLPTNNPVERKNSGTMGYDVPEGVDVRGRYDPEFSKILTRDALQFVTDLQREFRNHIKYAMECRREAKMRYNNGGSPGFDPATKYIREGEWVCAPVPAAVADRRVEITGPVERKMVINALNSGAKVFMADFEDALSPSWENLMRGHVNLRDAVNRTITFHDPARNKVYKLNDQTAKLFVRPRGWHLPEAHIFIDGEPATGCLVDFGLYFFHNYANFRKAQGQGFGPFFYLPKMEHSREARIWNNVFDRAEKWAGIEKGSIRATVLIETLPAVFQMNEILYELRDHSVGLNCGRWDYIFSYVKTFQGHPDRLLPDRVQVGMGQHFMRSYSDLLIHTCHKRGVHAMGGMAAQIPIRDDPAANDAALELVRKDKLREVKAGHDGTWAAHPGLIPACMEVFTNNMANAPNQIHSMKRQDASVLIEEDLLQSPRGVRTMEGLRLNTRVGIQYLAAWLTGAGSVPLYNLMEDAATAEISRVQNWQWLKYGVELDGDGLGVKVNLDLFGRVVEEEMARIEREVGKEKFKKGMYKEACKLFTRQCTAPVLDDFLTLDAYNNIVMYHPIGSSRL from the exons atggttAGCTTTGAGACATTTCTTCCAACCAATAACCCTGTTGAAAGAAAGAACAGTGGAACTATGGGTTATGATGTACCTGAAGGAGTAGACGTTAGGGGAAGATATGATCCTGAATTTTCCAAGATTTTAACTAGGGATGCTTTGCAATTTGTAACTGATTTGCAGAGGGAATTCAGGAACCATATTAAGTATGCTATGGAGTGCAGGAGAGAGGCCAAAATGAGGTATAATAATGGAGGTTCGCCGGGTTTTGATCCGGCAACCAAATATATTAGGGAAGGAGAATGGGTATGTGCTCCTGTGCCAGCGGCGGTGGCTGATCGGAGGGTGGAGATTACTGGACCAGTTGAGAGGAAGATGGTCATCAATGCCCTCAATTCTGGTGCCAAAGTTTTCATG GCTGACTTTGAAGATGCACTGTCACCAAGCTGGGAGAATTTAATGAGAGGCCATGTAAATTTGAGGGATGCAGTGAATAGAACAATAACATTCCATGATCCAGCCAGAAACAAAGTGTATAAACTGAATGATCAGACAGCTAAGTTATTTGTGCGCCCAAGAGGGTGGCATTTGCCAGAAGCTCACATCTTCATTGATGGTGAGCCTGCAACGGGTTGCCTTGTCGACTTTGGCCTCTACTTTTTCCACAACTATGCCAACTTCCGCAAGGCCCAAGGACAAGGATTTGGACCTTTTTTCTATCTTCCGAAGATGGAACATTCTAG GGAAGCTAGAATATGGAACAATGTGTTTGACAGGGCAGAGAAATGGGCTGGAATTGAGAAGGGAAGCATTAGGGCCACTGTCTTGATTGAAACACTTCCAGCAGTGTTTCAGATGAATGAAATCTTGTATGAACTAAGGGACCATTCTGTTGGCCTCAATTGTGGTAGATGGGATTACATTTTCAGCTATGTCAAGACTTTTCAGGGTCATCCCGATCGATTACTCCCTGATAGGGTTCAAGTTGGCATGGGTCAACACTTTATGAGGAGTTACTCTGACTTGCTCATCCATACCTGTCATAAGCGTGGTGTCCATGCTATGGGAGGCATG GCAGCTCAAATTCCAATCAGAGATGATCCAGCAGCTAACGATGCAGCATTGGAACTCGTAAGGAAGGATAAGCTCCGAGAAGTGAAGGCAGGGCATGATGGAACATGGGCAGCTCACCCTGGCTTAATTCCAGCCTGCATGGAAGTCTTTACCAACAACATGGCCAATGCTCCTAATCAAATCCATTCCATGAAGCGCCAAGATGCATCGGTCCTAATTGAAGAAGACCTACTGCAGAGTCCAAGAGGGGTCCGAACCATGGAGGGCCTCAGGCTGAACACCCGAGTGGGAATTCAGTACTTGGCTGCTTGGCTGACAGGGGCTGGTTCTGTTCCACTCTACAACCTCATGGAGGATGCTGCCACAGCTGAGATTAGCCGAGTCCAGAACTGGCAGTGGCTGAAATATGGAGTGGAATTGGATGGAGATGGACTTGGGGTGAAAGTGAACTTAGATCTGTTTGGAAGAGTGGTTGAAGAAGAAATGGCTAGGATTGAGAGAGAAGTTGGAAAGGAGAAGTTCAAGAAGGGAATGTATAAGGAGGCCTGCAAACTATTCACAAGGCAATGCACTGCACCAGTCTTGGATGATTTTCTGACTCTTGATGCCTATAATAACATTGTCATGTATCATCCTATTGGGTCGTCCCGGCTCTAA